The following DNA comes from Pieris rapae chromosome 17, ilPieRapa1.1, whole genome shotgun sequence.
AGCACAAAATTTAAACGCAATTCAAATAAGTGTATGAAGACGTaaactatatttctttgtatttcCTCTGGAAAACCATTACAATAAAGTTGTATTTGAGTAATGATTGCTATCACCCCGCGTATGTAGAGTTCGTATGTTCGTTATTACTGAAAAAGCGTGAGCTActgaatcaaaataaaaaaataattttcattttctttgcGCGAACACTATAAAACTTCTTCGgagatttttaatatgaagcCTGCGAAAGACGTCTATAAAGTTGAATtcgtaaagttttatttcaatatcgTATATCTAAGTATGAAACGCATGCACAGAAAAAGAATAAGGTaccaactaaaattataaatagtattcatcatatttattattataaatattagtttcgtCTAATTACTCATAACTTACCAATGCAAGCCCTTGGCCCATCACCAAAAGGCAGgtagacatttttatattgatcaCCATTCAATACATCTGGATCAAAACGTTCAGGGCGGAACTGCTTTGGATCATTAAAATACTGTGGATCGTTGTGTAATGCCTGCAGTGGAATTATAACTGACACTTCTTTATCGATtgttaaattcaaatcttCAAAAGTATATTTGCGTGCACATTCACGTATAAGAAATCCTAAAGATGGAAACACTCGCATAGCTTCCTTAAATGTCCATTCTAAATATGTCATCTCTTTAACGGCTTCATaggttaatttattgttatgtttagcTAAGACTCTATCAATTTCCTGTTGGACCTTACGTTGCACATGTATGTTATGGGCTAATTCATTTAAAGCAGTACTGGTAGCTGACGATGAAGTTTCAAAACCTGCTGCGAAAAATACGAACATCTGAGCAGCTAATAATTCATCATCAACATGCAACTCCGCGCGAGCCGCTTTTCCATCAGCTCCTACGCGTTCTATTGACTCTCCAACTATAGTTCCCTTTTTCTTGCATTCTATCAACAAGTCAACAAAGTCGTTTCTATTCGATGGCTCATAGTTTCGTTGCTTTAGTACTTCTTTTAGGAGACGAATAATAGTTTTTTCCACGTTGCCTAGAAACTTGAGATGTTTAAAGGTCTCAGGAAATAGTTCTTTCAAGAAGTTAGTAACCACGTTCCTGATACCTAATTGGAATATTTTGTTACCAAGTTTTCTGAATTCAGAGTCGTCGTCCTGTAGTGAGTCTGCATCTAATCCAAAGCCACAGGCTCCTATAAAGTCAGTTGTATAACGCGCCATGAGATCCCGTGCATCTATTACCCCCCCACTTTGCTCAGTCGCCTGCAACGCGCGCATTTGCAGCTTTTCAGCACGTTCCACAATCAGGGGGAACATAGCACGTAGCTTTCCTGTAGTGAAAGCTGGAGTCAATCTTTGCCGTAACAATCGCCACAAATCACCATCAGCGAAAAACAGGTTGCGCAACATTGGTTCCACCACCATTTTGTGAGTATTTAAACCACGGGGATAGAAGTGATAGAAATCTGACGTcagtacattttttattaactgcgGATCCCTTAGAACAATTTCGGGCTTTGTTGATCTGTAGAAGCCAACCACTTTTTCTTCAGGATACTTCCAGTAAGCCTCGGCGGCTAATTCAGTTGCACTCTTCTGCATTAGGTAATTCCTTGCATTGTTCCCAAGGAATGGTAAAGGTCTGTCGTTTTTCACACCTTTTTTCTCCCAATATTTGAAAGTTCTAGTACCgtaaaagtataaaacaacCAGcacaattattgttaatgcaATCAGTAACATCTTGCGATATTTTATTGACCCGTCAtgtgttatttatgttatcaAACAAGTATATTCATCGCGCAAGCGTCTGATGCGTAGTAAAGCGAGAAGCGACTAACACAATATCATTAGATCTCGACCTTGTTGCATGGCCCCTCTATACTACACGTTATTATTATCCAGGATTATACACTTTGTTAACCAAACTATTAAGTATGAAATAACAgttatagttttattgtataaatataactgaatcttattttaatattgtctctaaaaactaaatatagaaatatgaatttttaagattatacTACATTTGtcttctatataaattcactagataatacaaaaattcgggtatataaaaaattcactttagatactttaataaataccgATTCAAACGCAAATTTTATtagcattttaaaattttgaaaatataattaggattaaattataattgattagtcaagccacatttcataCATGTAATTGAAATACGGGGTACAGCatggaaaaacaaaatgtctgatatacaaacactacaaaataaattaataaaagcattatatagatacaattttttaacacagactaaaaaaatctacaaagaaaccaaaattatgacgattaaaccactacaatattatattatatatactattttattatttatactaataaatttatagcacctgtatcttaatcaaaaaagttttaaataactctctcCATAGTAGctcatcattttaaaaaatcaaatacacaactgcacgcaatactcgtcgagcgagtttgcttatctcgtcgaagccgcgtacaaattatttgaagaagtctattagATATGAGCGTCTGCAATTATTTAgtcaattaccatctaaaattcgcactattggtgtgtttgacaaattcaaaaaggcaatAAAGATGCCTGTTAgagtgaacacagttgactaaaatttagacggctaatggcgacgtgtatctcgctcgtgtatatacatattaatattaagtttctcatgttaataaaatatttttctttttgtaatgagaataaagttctttaaatataaattacttataacaaaaccAGATTAGTACAAAGCATTTAAAGCGAAaacttttattgaaatgtctTAAATATACAAGGTGTACTAAATAATAGACGGTCCATTTAAACTTATCAGGACGTTAATAAGAGTTTAAACAATCCAACATTTCAATTAAGAATCGAATGGTCCACATTGCTGGAAGTGAAACGTTGTagagatagaaaaaaatatcaactgCTTTTAATACGTAAACTACatactgttaatattaaatatttcaatattacttGTTTAAGTTTACCACGtcatacataatacaatatctatgattaaaatttttaataatttagttaaacataaaagttaccaaaaaaatacaatgaaaatttaaaatcaaaataacgtAAAAATACCAGagatatatgttaatataaaaaaataccagcaAAACAGCGGATTAAGTAAGCTATCTCGTACCtcgttgttttattttagaagcATTGTAatactttctttaaaattgacTGTACTGGGCTTATCAGCCCAGTACAGTCTATccaagtataatatattgttagttcTAAGATTTAGGAATGTacgtatgattttttaaagttttttcatgtaggataattggtgtgggtatTATTATGGCGTTgtatcgaattagtagtaactgttaaggtagaataatgaagtggaaaataaatacgtaaaatgtatgaaacaaGTTATATGTctcgtatttaataattattattacaacataAGTAATTATGtgaataaatgtatacatCTGTCTCTGATTACAGAATTATTTGTCCGAAAATAAACGAACAATGATTACTgtcactttttataaaaaaattgtttttgttatatataagcaGGAAACAATGTCCAAAGTCCAAAATCGTAATTAAAGCCAGAACAAATTATTTCaccaattttattacaacataATTGCTATGTATGTTCAGTAAGGCGCAACTAAATATTTGCGAATATAGAGTATTACATAAGGCGCAAAATTTGTTTACGCTGTATATAAGATTGTATAGAAAAAGatatttgctttttaatttttcggtttatttaataaatacctcgtATATAGAATTActattatagtttaattaaataaataattgcatatTAACATTGATATGAGCAAGTgagaataaaaatagttttgtctGGCTAGCCGTACAggaaaaacaatttgtttgatCGAGTTTGCATTGATGTACTTCAGAGTCTGACTGTGCTCACAGCGTGGAATCTAAATTGAAACCTGTCACGAAAACCATAGATAAAACTAGATCATTTTTCATGGTTCGGCTCTATCGCCTATTCCTTAAaccgataaaataaataaatcagtggcgctacaacctctttagatcttggcctcagatttctgaatctgtttcatcattatttttaaataataggcaagtaggtgatcagcctccagtgcctgacacacgtcgtcgattttttgggtctaagacaataATATGTCGGttccctcacgatgttttccttcaccgttcgagaaaatgttaaatgcgcacatagaaggaaagtccattggtgcacagccggggaaaGAACCTAAGCCTTCATGAGtgtcgcacactgaagccactagaccaacactgctcttaaaccgatatcaatctttatttcagataaatcatcattattttttcttcttacaCACCATACTATCCACCATCCATCCACCATCTAAAGAGACAGCCTCTTATAGATATAAGAATAATCTAGAAAGTAATGTAGCCTGAATTAAGGGTAAAAGTACCACATGGAAACCAAAGTTAATATGACTGTATGGTGGTAATAAAGACTCTAAGCCATGGGAATCACGAACTTTAAACAAAAAGAACAAAGTATGATCGGCTGGAGTACCGGTATGCTGCTCGATAATGATTTTTCGTTCTCTTTTCACCAGAGCATAAATGTGCCAGAAAGATGCGAACAATTAACTTAGTTTAAAGGATGCGTGAAGATAGACGCTTAACGCACAAAAACAGATATGTTATCGATTGTTCAATACggaattatactttattatattttctcatGTCTAAAATTACATATCGAGATGTCAGATCGATAGGAGTTTAATGTACGatttacgtaaaaatatataagatttcaACTGACTTCAAAcaatctaattgaaataaaattgatttctttgagagtataatattatataatcgtttaggtatttgtattttaaatactacgAATACTGAATTTTACGAGTAAGGCTTATATAACCatgtaacatataatattacgtTGCATTTTATACAACCAATTCCTAATACGAATAAAAATGTCTACAAATAAATGGAGtatgtttaaatgaaattaatgtaTCCCAAAAGTGCAGGCGGTCACAGGATCGAAATCCTTTCTCGTAAGGGCTTCTTTGTCTTCATTAGATCGAAACCTTCGGACcaggtttaatatttaaggattTATGGTCCCCGAGGAGACATTCATTTTAACTCGTTAGTGAAATTGCGGCCACAGGAAAGTGGAcagtttgaaattatttttgtattaagttcGTAATCGCCATttctgtttaaattaaaactgtaCTTTTGAACCATTGAGTAACAAACGCATGTTTTGTGTCTAAGTAAAATCTATACAAAAGAAATGCACaagataatttttgttattttactaaataattaatgagagTGCTAGACGAAAGTTAGGCGGTTTCATAAGAATGAATCACAGACAGTAAAAAGCGAGAAATGTTCTGCACAATATGCGGCTTGCGGCATTGCATCGAATGTATGCAGAAATAAAAGTTTGGAGGAAGTTAGAAGAGACCTAGTGAGAAGGCTGCAACTATAATGAGATCCTATGTTCAGTCTCGAATTCTCACGGctggttatttattatattaaatgtattagctatacattattatattaaatgtattcttGTAGATATTAATGGTTTAGAGAAAGCCCATAGGTGTTAAGCTagtgcatagattttatcgcggaaTTTCAGCGCTGCGACCGAATGAAGAAATTCCATAACGAAAATACACATAATACACGATGATGTAGCATAGGTGCGGCCAATACACGTTAGAGCGGAACCGAACGCATACTGTGTCTCACATCGGTCTGGCGtgatcggtgacgtagcgAAGGTGCGTTAGAGTAGGACAGAACGAATACTGCGTATTCACGTCTCTCTGACTAGGCCGGTGCAGTCGAAACGCGTTAGAGTAAGACAGTCTATATAGATGTCAGTCTGGGTCTGGTAGAGTTGTAGATTGACttgtcaaagaaaaaaattaaattaatatcaatgttttatatactgcataaataataataattgcataagttgataAGAAATGCTAGAAATAGCTTTACAGCGGCAGCGGTTCAACACAGTTACACTACTATAGGTGGGGCGAGCATATTGATAGCTGCAGGCTCCATCCACCGTACCCGTGTCGATACACATAGCGGTAAAAGTGGAAAAGAAGAGTGGTATTattgttcaaaaaaaaaaacaaaacaaaaaacaaaaaaacaaaaatttcctttattaagttaatgatcttaaatatacattgtagTACATCCCTTTTAAGTTCTATAACCTGTGTTAGGGATGCATACTCTTTCCTATATGTTGATACTTAACAAaggtatataaacaaaacaatgaacTTACATACTAAGTAGTACTTAAATAGGTAATCTAATACAtagcatattttaaaaactcaaaatctaacaaaagtttatattaaatcgtaATAACTACAAAAGTAGGGTAGATAAGAATTAAATAGAAAGATCGCATCTTTTGATTGAGTGTAAGAAATGAGTGTAACTGTAGTGCAATAAGACGAGTGTAGCCCGTATGTCGTGATCAGTGAAGGTTAACACAGCGTAACATTTCTCTTATCAGCCGTATGATGCGATCACATAAACTAtacactatttaaataattataaatgtttattatacacTACATAATACTAAAGATAACGATAGGTCagattaacaataataacaacaaatgTTCGACacactgttatttttttatagaacagggggcaaacgggcaggaggctcacctgatgttaagtgataccgccaccccgACACTACTACATTTTCATATGAAGTGCTATTCTTTTTAAACTATTCTATACATTAGGTAATAAAGGCTAATATAGGACTCTAATGgtgaagaattttttaaatccaacCATTAGTTTGGGAGGCTATTCAATGCAAACAAACAACGAACATTTTAGAACCTTAGTGAATATAtacctaatttaaatttcccaCAGTACAATCTTTATTTggataatgtttaatatcac
Coding sequences within:
- the LOC110997387 gene encoding cytochrome P450 6B6, with product MLLIALTIIVLVVLYFYGTRTFKYWEKKGVKNDRPLPFLGNNARNYLMQKSATELAAEAYWKYPEEKVVGFYRSTKPEIVLRDPQLIKNVLTSDFYHFYPRGLNTHKMVVEPMLRNLFFADGDLWRLLRQRLTPAFTTGKLRAMFPLIVERAEKLQMRALQATEQSGGVIDARDLMARYTTDFIGACGFGLDADSLQDDDSEFRKLGNKIFQLGIRNVVTNFLKELFPETFKHLKFLGNVEKTIIRLLKEVLKQRNYEPSNRNDFVDLLIECKKKGTIVGESIERVGADGKAARAELHVDDELLAAQMFVFFAAGFETSSSATSTALNELAHNIHVQRKVQQEIDRVLAKHNNKLTYEAVKEMTYLEWTFKEAMRVFPSLGFLIRECARKYTFEDLNLTIDKEVSVIIPLQALHNDPQYFNDPKQFRPERFDPDVLNGDQYKNVYLPFGDGPRACIGARLGMMQSLAGLAAVLSRFSVYPAPGAPRYPRVNPASDIVQTVVGGVPLTFKLRESNVPIIS